The Flavobacteriales bacterium genomic interval ACCGGAGTGCTGCACATGGGACACATGCTCAACAATACCATTCAGGATGTGCTGGTGCGTAGAGCGCGCATGCTCGGGTACAATGCATGCTGGGTGCCAGGTACTGACCATGCTTCTATAGCCACTGAGGCCAAAGTAGTGCGTAAGCTCAGAGAAGAGGGCATCAAGAAATCGGACCTGAGCAGGGATGAATTCATGGAGCATGCCTGGGAGTGGACCCATAAGCACGGTGGGATCATCCTAGAGCAACTGAAGAAATTAGGTGCCAGCTGTGATTGGGATCGTACCACATTCACCATGGATGAGGATTATTCGGAGAGTGTCATCGATACCTTCATCGACCTTTTTCAGAAAGGAAAGATCTATCGAGGTGAACGTATGATCAACTGGGACCCCGCGGCAAAGACCGCCTTAAGTGATGAAGAGGTCATCCACAAGGAAGTCTCTTCCAAACTCTATCATGTCCGGTACAAGGTCGCAGGCACGCAGGATGAGTGGCTGACCATTGCTACCACCCGACCGGAGACTATTCTCGGTGATACGGCCATCTGCATCCATCCCAAGGATGAGCGCTATACACATCTGCACGGCAAGAAGGCTATTGTACCTCTGGTGGAGCGGGAGGTGCCTATTATTTTGGACGATTATGTCGATATGGAATTCGGGACAGGATGTCTCAAAGTCACTCCTGCACATGATGTGAATGACTATGATCTAGGGAAGAAACATGACCTGGAGGTCATCGATATCATGCATCCGGATGGTACGATGAGTGATGCTGCTCAACTATATATAGGTGAGGATCGATTCAAGGTGCGTAAACTGATCTCCAAGGACCTGGAAGAGAAGGGTCACTTGATCCAGATAGAGGACTATCAGAACAAGGTGGGCTACTCCGAACGCACTGATGTGGTCATCGAACCTCGATTGAGCTTGCAATGGTGGGTAGATATGAAAGCCATCTCCAAACCGGCACGGGACGCGGTCATCGATGGGGATGTGCGCTTCGTTCCAGAGAAATTCGTGAATACCTACCGCCACTGGATGGATAATATCAAGGACTGGTGCATCAGTCGTCAGCTCTGGTGGGGGCACCGGATCCCCGCATACTATTATGGGGAGGGCGATGATGATTTTGTGGTTGCCAAGACGTTTGATGAAGCGCTAGACAAGGCCAAAGAGAAGAGTGGCAATGCTTCATTGACCTCTAATGACCTGAAGCAGGAAGAGGATGTGTTGGATACCTGGTTCAGTTCCTGGCTGTGGCCTATATCCGTTTTCAATGGATTCTATTCCCGCGAAGAGGTCGATTACTACTACCCGACCAATGACTTGGTCACGGCTCCTGAGATCATGTTCTTCTGGGTAGCGCGTATGATCATAGCCGGATACGAGTACCGAGGGGAAAAACCGTTCGAGAATGTCTATTACACAGGAATCGTACGTGACAAACAAGGTCGAAAGATGAGTAAGTCCCTCGGCAATTCGCCCGATCCGATCGAGCTCATGGAAGAGTACGGTGCCGATGGAGTGCGTGTAGGAATGCTTCTGACCTCACCTGCCGGTAACGATCTTCCTTTCGATGTCAAACTCTGTGAGCAGGGAAGGAATTTCGCCAATAAGATCTGGAACAGCATGCGCCTGATCAAAGGCTGGGAAACTGCCGAACAGGCGAGTACGGAAATGGATCAAGTGGCCATCGATTGGATGCGGAGCCGGCTCGCACAGGTCATCGATGAGCAGGAGCAAGGCTATGCCGATTTCCGCATCAGCGAGGTACTCATGAGTACCTATAAGCTCATCTGGGATGACTTCTGCTCTTGGTATCTGGAGATGATCAAGCCACCATTCGGTAGCCCTATAAGCAAGTCTACTTACGGGGCCACTCTCGATGTCTTGGAGGATATCCTGAAGATGCTGCACCCTTTCATGCCCTTCTTGAGTGAAGAAGTATGGCACACCATCCGAGAGCGCAATGGTAAGGATGACGCGCTCATCGTGGCTCCATGGCCTACTCCTGCTCAGAAAGATGAGCGACTGCTCAAGGAATTCCACCGCTTCAGCGAAGTGGTCAGTGCGGTGAGGAACATCCGTAAAGAGAACAATCTCTCTTTCAAAGAAGAACTTGAAATGTCCATCAAGGAGAACGAGGCCAGAGATACTTCATTCGATGATTTGATCAAGAAACTCTGCAATCTGAGCTCGATAGGCACCGTGGATGAGAAAGTATCTCGTGCTTATGGATTCCTGGTGGGTTCCAACGAGTACTTCATACCGATGACCGGTGAGATCGATATAGAGGAAGAGACTACCAAATTGAAAGAGGAATTGGACTACACAAAGGGC includes:
- a CDS encoding valine--tRNA ligase, whose translation is MDIAKKYDPSQAEDKWYTYWMENGYFRSVPDEREAYTVVIPPPNVTGVLHMGHMLNNTIQDVLVRRARMLGYNACWVPGTDHASIATEAKVVRKLREEGIKKSDLSRDEFMEHAWEWTHKHGGIILEQLKKLGASCDWDRTTFTMDEDYSESVIDTFIDLFQKGKIYRGERMINWDPAAKTALSDEEVIHKEVSSKLYHVRYKVAGTQDEWLTIATTRPETILGDTAICIHPKDERYTHLHGKKAIVPLVEREVPIILDDYVDMEFGTGCLKVTPAHDVNDYDLGKKHDLEVIDIMHPDGTMSDAAQLYIGEDRFKVRKLISKDLEEKGHLIQIEDYQNKVGYSERTDVVIEPRLSLQWWVDMKAISKPARDAVIDGDVRFVPEKFVNTYRHWMDNIKDWCISRQLWWGHRIPAYYYGEGDDDFVVAKTFDEALDKAKEKSGNASLTSNDLKQEEDVLDTWFSSWLWPISVFNGFYSREEVDYYYPTNDLVTAPEIMFFWVARMIIAGYEYRGEKPFENVYYTGIVRDKQGRKMSKSLGNSPDPIELMEEYGADGVRVGMLLTSPAGNDLPFDVKLCEQGRNFANKIWNSMRLIKGWETAEQASTEMDQVAIDWMRSRLAQVIDEQEQGYADFRISEVLMSTYKLIWDDFCSWYLEMIKPPFGSPISKSTYGATLDVLEDILKMLHPFMPFLSEEVWHTIRERNGKDDALIVAPWPTPAQKDERLLKEFHRFSEVVSAVRNIRKENNLSFKEELEMSIKENEARDTSFDDLIKKLCNLSSIGTVDEKVSRAYGFLVGSNEYFIPMTGEIDIEEETTKLKEELDYTKGFLNSVQKKLANERFVSGAPEQVVANERRKEADALAKIKILEEKLDSLVN